From the Pedobacter cryoconitis genome, one window contains:
- a CDS encoding sensor histidine kinase: MKLFSSYNRILAIITLTGLIVIGFLFYQTLGQYINKQIDDHLYEELLEVRDFTHVKNILPSPDGFDDVIVDYKKINKLSDKRKYFADTTFYNPKKKHDESARYLKTALLLNRQPYEVMIMASKFERQEQIKSIILIILLPVIILLLILWLVNRILIKRMWLPFRQLLINIKAFNINQEKVFEPVQTNIEEFRELNNAVLEVSLKVKSDYKEIKLFTENASHEMMTPLAVINSKLDTMLQSNALGKEESEILADLYKATSKLTKLNQSLLLLVKIDNDQLQDKEEIDLKALIEEKISYFQEFIQKRELQVETKISAFSVFANRSLIEILINNLFSNAIRHNNDGGSMMVTIKNDSLIFSNTGSRTGLHPQKIFERFYKDNASDGTGLGLAILKQVCLKQNYELSYNYNQEYHQFIINFKSSENKS; encoded by the coding sequence ATGAAATTATTCAGCAGTTATAACAGGATCTTAGCTATCATCACACTCACAGGTCTTATTGTTATAGGATTTCTTTTTTATCAAACCCTCGGACAATATATCAATAAACAGATTGATGATCATCTTTACGAGGAGCTTCTCGAAGTACGTGACTTTACGCACGTTAAAAATATCCTCCCATCCCCGGATGGATTTGATGATGTTATTGTTGACTATAAAAAAATAAACAAGCTATCTGATAAACGTAAATATTTCGCCGATACAACTTTCTACAATCCTAAAAAGAAACACGACGAATCAGCAAGATATCTGAAAACAGCATTACTCTTAAACAGACAACCATACGAAGTGATGATCATGGCTTCTAAATTTGAGCGGCAGGAACAGATCAAAAGTATTATTCTGATTATTTTATTACCAGTAATTATTTTGTTATTGATTTTATGGCTGGTCAACAGAATTCTGATTAAAAGAATGTGGTTGCCGTTCCGCCAATTGTTAATCAATATTAAAGCATTTAACATTAACCAGGAGAAAGTATTTGAGCCGGTTCAAACCAATATTGAAGAATTCAGAGAGCTGAATAATGCCGTTCTTGAAGTATCGCTGAAAGTAAAATCAGATTACAAAGAAATTAAGCTATTTACTGAAAATGCATCTCATGAAATGATGACTCCCCTTGCAGTGATCAACTCCAAACTTGACACTATGCTGCAATCCAATGCACTCGGTAAAGAAGAGAGTGAAATTCTGGCGGATCTGTATAAGGCTACCTCAAAATTGACGAAGTTAAATCAATCACTCCTGCTGTTAGTCAAAATTGACAATGATCAGCTTCAGGACAAAGAAGAAATCGACCTTAAAGCATTAATTGAGGAGAAGATCAGCTATTTCCAGGAGTTCATTCAAAAAAGAGAGCTACAGGTAGAAACAAAGATCAGCGCATTCTCTGTCTTTGCAAACCGTTCTTTAATAGAGATATTAATCAATAATCTTTTCAGCAATGCTATAAGACACAATAACGATGGCGGCTCAATGATGGTTACCATAAAAAATGATAGCCTTATATTTTCAAACACCGGATCACGTACCGGGCTTCATCCTCAAAAGATTTTTGAAAGATTCTATAAAGACAATGCTTCAGATGGTACAGGTCTGGGCCTGGCCATTCTGAAACAGGTCTGTTTAAAACAAAACTATGAATTGAGTTACAACTATAATCAGGAATATCACCAATTCATTATCAATTTTAAAAGCTCCGAGAATAAAAGTTAG